The DNA window CTGCCCAACCCCGACTTCGCCATCGACCCGCGCGATACGTCCACGCCGACCGCGATGCTCGACCTGCTGACCGCCTATGAAAGCGGAAAGGCGCTGTCGGCGGGCAGCACGCAGCGGCTCTTTACGATCATGGGCCATTGCGAAACCGGGAAGGCTCGCATCCCCGGCATGCTGCCGCCCGGCACCGCCGTCGCGCACAAGACCGGCTCCATGAACGGCATCGGCAACGATGTCGGCATCGTCCAGTTGCCTGACGGCCGGCGCTTTGCGGTGGCCGTGTTCGTGATGAAGGACAGCCGCGGCCACACGTCGCGCGACCGTATTATCGCCGAAGCGACGCGGGCGGCCTATGATTATTTCCTCTACGCCCCTGACCGGGTGCACGGCCGGTCGCACGGCGCTTAACGCTGTCTTCCAGACCCGTTACGGTTGCAGGCGAAACAGGGAGGATGCCGTGACCCCATTGCGCCGCTTTCGCGACTTCTGGCCCTATTATCTTCAGGAACATGCCCATTCCGGCACGCGGGTGCTGCATTATGCCGGGACCAGCATCGTGGTGGCGCTGCTGGCCGGGGCAGCCGTGTCCCAGCGGCGGTGGCTGCTCGCGGCGCTTCCGGTCGCGGGCTACGGCTTTGCATGGGCCGGGCACTGGCTGGTCGAACGCAACCAGCCTGCGACCTTCCGCTACCCGCTCTGGTCGCTGCGCGCCGATTTCGTGATGTGGCAGCGATTCATGACCGGCCATATCGCCCGCGATCTCGCCAAGGCTGGCGTGCGGCCGGACGGGTCGATCGATCCCGCGCGGCGGATCACCGCCTGAACCGCGCTTGACCCCGCCGCCTCCTCTGCCACAAGAGGCGCGATGGGATTTTCCGCAGGCTTTTCGCGGCCCGACCGGGCAACGCTGGCGCAGCGCTGGCAGGCGCTCGAAGCGCGGAGCGACGCATCCTTCTTCCTGCGCTGGACCTGGGTCAGCGCGTGGCTGGACAGCTATGCGGTAAAGTCCGAACTGCTTGCCGTGACAGATGAAGCGGGCAGGGACGTGGCGCTCGCGCTCGTCGGCCACGCGATGCAGCGACGCCTGCTGGGGCGCGTGGCCACGATCAGTCTCAACCAGACAGGTGAAGCGGCGGCTGACCGGCCCTATGTCGAATATAATGGCCTGCTGGTGGAGCGGAGGCAGGAGGCGGGGGCTTATGCTGTCGCGATCGACGCGCTGGCCCGCCGCAGGGACTGGCGCGCCCTTCGCCTGAGCGGGATCGCGCCCGGATCGCCCCTGCTGGACCTGCCCGCACGCCGCAAAACGCGGGTCGATGCCTCGCCCGTTTACCAGATCGACCTCGATGCCGTGCGCGGTGCGGGCGGCGATTATCTGTCGTTGGTCAGCGCCAACACGCGCAGTCAGATCCGCCGGGCGATGAAGGATCGCGGCGGATCGGGGCCGCAGGCGGAGCGGGCATCGCTCGACATGATCGAGCCGTGGCTTGCCGAAATGGCGGCGCTCAATGCCGGTCGCCATGCCGACAATGCGTGGGAGGATGCGGCCTTTCGCGCCTTCGTGGCGACGCTCGTGGCGCGGGGGCATGCCGATGGCTCGGTTGAACTGCTGCGCTTCACGGACAGCCACGGCGTCGTCGGCCTGCTCGTTAATTTCGTGCAGGCTGGCGCTGCGATGAACTATCAGTCCGCCTTCGCAGAGTCGGTGACGGCGAAGGACAAGCCGGGCCTCCTCTGCCACGCCGCAGCGGTCGCCCATTATGCGGAGCGCGGCCTCGCCCGCTATTCGCTGCTCGCGGGCAGGGATCGCTACAAGCAGAGCCTTTCCACCTGCGAGGATGGGCTTGAATGGTGGGTGCTGGAGCGTTTCAGCCCCCGCCTCGAAGCCGAAGCGCTGCTGCGCCGACTCCTCAGGCGCCCAGCTTCCGCATGACACGGTAGGCGAGGCGGCGCAGTCCCTGCCGCTCCGGCGCGGCGCTCACCGCCCCCACCGGCAGGCCGCGACGGCGCAGCAGCGCGTTGAAGCTGTGCAATTCGCCCTCCGCCACGCTCCGATCCGACCGCCATGTGACGGACAGGCTGACCGACACGGTGGGACCGTTTTCGACGAAGTGCGGCGCTTTCACCGGCACATGGATGGCGTCGCCCGGCAGCAGCGTGACCGCCGTGCCGCGCGCCTTGAACCCGTCCTGCCAGACGAGGTTGCGATGGCCGCCGCCGTGGAATTCCTCGCTCTTCTGCGCGGGCACCAGTTCCTCGTCACGGGCCGGGAAGACAGTCATGGTCTTGGTTCCCATGATCTGAAGCAGGATATTATGCTCCGGGTCCATGTGGAACGGGGTGACGCTGTCCGGTGAAGAAAGGAAGATGAAGGCTTCCCGATGCAGCATCGGACCGGTTTTCTCCCCAACAATGGGTTCCAGTTCCGCCAGCGCCCCGTCGAGCAGCGAAGCGTAGGCGGGATCGCGCTCGACATTTTTGAGCACGGCCCAGCTTCCGTTGCTTTCTATGGTGCGGATGGTCTCGCCCAGCGTCAGCCCGTTCGACGGCGTTTCTTCGGGACGGACGCCGAGCGGCAGCTTGCCCAGATTATATTCGACGCTTCCGGAGGGCATCCGCTCGGCCAGCGTCGCCAGCGCGTCCAGCGACAGCAGGGGGTGCCCGGCCATGCCGTGCGTCAGCTTTGCGGGCTGGTCGGGATAGGCCTGCGCGAAGAGGGCGCGGGCGGCGGCCGGAAAGACCGCGCCGGATGGGGGCGAGATCGGGCGATGGGCGGTCATCGCAATCCTTTCAGCAGTCGGGCAAGGGTTTCGGCCTGGTTTGCGATAGCGAAGGCGATGCGGCGTTGCAGCCCGGCAAAACCCCTGCCGCGCAGGGCGATGCGATATTGCACGATGGTCCGCCGCTCCGCCCACAGGCTGTCGATCATCGGATGGTCGGGCGCGGCGCAACTGTCCATCCATGCGATAGCGGGATTGCCCTGCACGGCATGAAGGTTGGCGATCTCGATCAGCACGCCAGGGGAAAAGCGGCCCAGCGTTTCGTCGATGGCGATCTTGAACGAAAAGGCTCCGTCGAGATGGCGGAAATTGACCAGCATGGCGATGGCGCGGCCGTCGAGATCCATGCGCAGCATGTGCAGGCGGCCGCCATCCAGCGCGGCGGCGCAGGCATCCCTGAAGAAATTCGCATGGTCGGGGCGGTTCGCCATGGCAGTGCCGTTCGCGCCCTTCCAGCCGGCGGCCTCCAGCGCGAGAAATGCCTCGCACCAGTCGGGCAGCGCGGCGGGATCGTCCAGCAGGCGCGTCTCGACCTCGCCCATATCCGCCAGCCGCTTTTGCAGGCGGCGGAGTTCCTTGCGCTTCTTGGGCCGGACCTGTGCTGTCCAGTAGTCCTCCGCATCCAGATCGGAACGCAGCATGGCGCGTTCATAGCGATGGATTTCCCGCCAGCCGCGTCGCTGCGTCACGCATGTCGCCTCGATGGCGGCAGCGTTGGGACCGGCGGCGTCGATCCCTTCGAGATGAAGGAAGCCTCTGGCCCATGGCGCTGCGTCGAGCTGGTCGAGGAAGAGCGCCCATGCCTCCTGCTCGCGCCCTGCAAGCAGCAGCGGCGCGCCAAAGAAGCAGTGCGGGTGCATCCAGTTGCCGACGCACCGAAGGGGCAGGCGGCCATGGCGCGACCGCAAGACGAGAGGAAGCAGGCCGATCAGTTGTTCGCCCGACCATGCCTCGATCATATGCACCTCGCCCTCGCGCGCGAGATGGGCCAGCGCGGGCGCCAGCATGTCGGGCGCATAAAAGGCGTTGGCTTCGGCGGCTGCGGACGCAAGCTGCTGCCAGCGCACGGGCGCAGGCACGCCGCGACGCGGCAGCGTGGGAGGAGAAGCCATGTCCATGCCTCCCGTCTAGACCGCAAAGATTAGGGAAAGGCTAAATAGCGGCTCGGTGACGAACGCTTATGGGTAGATGAGTTACACCGAACACTGTAATTGTTCCGCCGTTCGTCGCGCCACGGGACCGGCCTAACTCTTTATTTCCAGACATTTCTGTCGATAGCCAAAAAATGATTTCGCAGCTGCAAAACAGATTGCCTTTGTCTCCGGAAAGGGCGTAAGCCTTCGCTCAAGCTGGTTGGGACCGGCCGGGGGGTCGCGCAACAAAAAGAAGGACGGCACATCGAACGCGATGGATCGTCGCCGCAGTCTGACCGAAATTCGGGAAGGAGGCGGAAAAAAGGGCTAAGCTGTGTCGACATCAGTTTCGAAAGTCGTCCCGTTCGGATCGGGCGGACGCATCGTGCAAAGCGCCTGCCGCAGTCTTTCCCTCGCGGCTGCGGGATTGGCGGCGCTGGAAGCCCGGTTCGAGGATCGGGACTTCGCCTCCACCTTCCTTCGGGTTATCGGCGTCATCATGCAGGTTCGCGGCCGCGTGATCGTGACCGGCATCGGCAAGAGCGGCATCGTCGCGCGCAAGATGACCGCGACTCTCACCTCGACCGGCACGCCTGCGATCTTTCTGCATCCCGCCGACGCGGGTCATGGCGACCTGGGCATGATTACGCCCGACGATGTCGTCCTGATGCTCTCCCACTCCGGCGAATCGACCGAACTCGGGCCGATCATCCAATATTGCAAACGCTTCGGCATCCCGCTGGCGGCGATGACCGCTCAGCCGCAGAGCACGGTGGCGCAGGCCGCCGACTATGGCCTGCTGATGCCTGAAATCGAGGAGGCATGCCCCAACGCGCTGGCGCCGACGACTTCGACCACGGTGCAGATGGCGTTCGGCGATGCGCTGGCGATCGCGCTGATGGAGATGCGGGGCTTTTCCGCTGACGACTTCCACAAATTCCATCCTAACGGCCGTCTGGGCGCCCAACTGGTCAAGGTTGCGGAACTGATGGCCACGGGTGACGAGATGCCGATGGTGCGTGAGGACGCGTCCCTGCTGGACGCCACCATCGAAATGACGCGCGCGCGTTTGGGCGGCACGGCGGTCGTGGATCGCAACGGGCGGCTGATCGGAGCCTTCACCGATGGCGACCTGCGCCGCACCGTCACGGGCAAGCAGAATCTGACCGAAGCGGTGGGCCGCTTCATGACCAAGATGCCGCTCGCCGTTGCGCCCGATGAGCTGGCGTCCGAAGCGCTCCGCCTGATGCATGAGCGGAACATCATGCTGCTCTTCGTCTGCGAACAGGGTGCGCTGGTCGGGGCGCTGCATATGCACGACCTGCTGCACGCCGGGGTCGCCTGAGCCTTCTGGTCGTCATTCCCGCGCGGGCGGGGTCGTCCCGCCTGCCGCGCAAGCCGCTCCGCCCGATTGCGGGACGGACCCTGCTTCACCGCACCATCGCGATGGCGCGCGCCGCCATCGGGCAGCAGGCGGATGTGGCGCTGATCGTTGCGACCGACGATGACGAAATCGCCGATCATGCGCGGGCCGCGGGCTGCGATGCGGCGATGACCGACAGCGCCATTGCCACCGGATCGGGCCGGGCGCTCGCCGCCGCGCTGGCGCAGCCCGTGCTCCCGGAGTTCGTCGTCAATCTTCAGGGCGACTCGCCGTTCCAGCCGCAGGGCGCGCTGGCGGCTGTCATCGCGGCTCTGCGGGCGGGCGCGCAGGTAGCGACGCCGGTCATCAACCTCGACTGGGATGCGCTCGACGCGCTGCGCGATCACAAGACGCGCTCGCCCTTCAGCGGAACGACCTGCGCCCGCGCGACCGATGGCCGCGCTTACTGGTTCTCAAAGACGATCATCCCGGCGATCCGCGACGAGGACGGGCTGCGGGCAACCGGGCGGCTGTCGCCGGTCTGGCGGCATATCGGTCTTTACGGCTATGGTCTCGACGCGCTACGCCGGTTCGAGGCGTGCCCGCCGACCGCGCTGGAACAGTGGGAGGGGCTGGAGCAGCTTCGCCTGCTGGAACTCGGCATCCCGGTCATGACAGTCGCGGTCGATCCGCCCGCGTTCGACAGCAGCGGCATCGACACCGAAGCCGACATTGCGCGGGTCGAAGCGCTGATCGCGCGCCATGGCGATCCGACGCCGCCGCTCTGATGCGCCGCATCTTCGTCATCCGCCACGGCAACACCTTCGCCAGCGGCACCGAGGCGCGCCGTATCGGGTGTCGCACCGACATCCCGCTGGTCGAAAGCGGCCATGCGCAGGCGCGGCAGCTCGCGGCATGGTTCGCTGCTCAGCCTTTTGCCGTTGAGCGCCTGTTGTCCAGCCCTCTGCTCCGCGCGCGCCAGACCGCGCAGGCCATCGCCGACGCCACAGGTCACGGCCCGGACGGCACAAAGGACTGGCTGAGCGAAATCGACCATGGACCGGATGAGGGCCGCCCCGAAAACGAAGTGGTCGCCCGCATCGGAGCGCAGGCCATTGCGGACTGGGACGAATATGGTGTCGCTCCGCCCGGCTGGATCGTGGATACAGACGCGCGCATTGTCGGGTGGCGCGCTTTCTTCGCCGAAGGGGGCGGTGGCGTCGACCTTCTTGTCACCAGCAACGGAGCCGCCCGCTTTGCTCTGATCGCGGCGGGCATTCCGGCGGCGACGCTCAAGCTGCGGACGGGTGCGTTTGGTGAGCTGGAAGTGACGGACGGCGCGGTCCGGCTTGTGCGCTGGGACGTGCGGCCCTAGCTTCTAGTGGCATTCCACGGTGACGTGCGCCATGCGGGGGAGAGCGCCGATGCGCTGCCGGATCGCTGGCGCGTCCGCACCGGCGGCAAGGCTGACGATCGCGGCATGGGCATGGGGACCGATGCGCCAGACATGCAGGTCGCGGATCGTGCCGCCCAGCGTTTCGACTTCATCCTTGATCCGCGCCATCAGGACGGGTTCCGCCGTGTCGAGCAGGATGGCGGCGGTGTCCTTCATCAGATCCCACGCCCATTTGCCGATCACGACGGAGCCGAGCAGGCCGACCGCCGGGTCCATCCACCACCAGTTCAGATAATAGCCCGCCACCAGCGCCGCGATGGCCAGCACCGAAGTCAGTGCATCGGTCAGCACATGGACATAGGCGGCGCGCAGATTGTTGTCGGTGTGGGAATGGCCGTGCCCATCGCCATGGTCATGGCTGTGATCGTGGCCCAGCATGAAGGCGCTGGCGATGTTGACGAGCAGGCCGATCACCGCGACCAGCGCCGCCTCGCCGAATGCGACCTCGACCGGCTGGAACAGGCGGACGCCCGATTCGACCGCGATCAATATGGCGGTGATCGCCAGCACCAGCGCCGATGCGAAACCGGCCAGATCGCCGACCTTGCCCGTGCCGAAGGTGAAGCGGGCGTTGCGCGCATGTTTGCGGGCGTAGTGATAGGCGGCTGCAGCGACCGCCATGGCACCGGCATGGGTCGCCATGTGAAAACCGTCCGCCAGCAGCGCCATCGACCCGCTGAGCCAGCCGAAAGCGATTTCCACCACCATCGTCGCGGCGGTCAGCCACAGCACCCAGAGTGTCCGCCGCGCATTCCGGTCATGCCCGGCGGTCAGGTAAATATGGTCGAAATAATGGGCCTGCTCGCCCTCATCTGAGGCAGCGATGTAGACAGGTGCACCGCTTTTTGCGGCATGGTCGTGATCATGGTCATGGTGATCATGGCCGTCATGATGATGGTCGTGCATCGTCACTTCCCGTAACGGCGGATGAGCGCCAGCATTTCTTCGCTGGCGGCGGCGCGCGCTTCGTCAGACAGGCCGGGGCGGGCGACATGCTCGCGCATATGCTGGTCGATCAGCTCCTCCATCAGGCTGCCGACCGCGCCCCTGACCGAAGCGACCAGTTGCAGCGTTTCGGAGCAGCCGGCGTCGCCCGCCAGTTGCCGTTCGACCGCCGCCACCTGTCCCGCGATCCGGCGGACCCGCGCCAGCAATTTGTCCCTGTCAGCCACAATATGCATAATATACCCCCCTATACTATATGCATTGTGCGGGCAAGCATGTCCGCAAGGGAGGTTCCTTTGGCGCGCCGCTTCCCCTACCAGCGTGAAATGGACATGGAGCACGACCTCGTCATCGTGGGCGGCGGGCTGGCGGGCGGGCTGATCGCGCTGGCGTTCGCGGCGCTGCGGCCCGAGGTCCGGCTGCTGCTGGTCGAGGCGGGGGAACGGCCCGGAGGCAACCATATCTGGTCCTTCTTCGATGGCGATGTGGCGCGCGAGCATCGCTGGCTGGTCGATCCGCTGGTGGCGCACCGCTGGCCGCAGGGGCATGAAGTGCGCTTTCCGGGCCATGGCCGCCGACTCGACACCCCTTATAACAGCGTGACATCTGTCCACTTCGCTGTCGCACTTGAACGGGCGCTGGGCGACCGGCTGCTGACCCAGGCGCCGGTCAGCGGGGTCACGTCCCGTGCTGTGACTCTGGCCGATGGCCGCGCGATCGGGGCGAAGGCTGTCATCGACGCGCGGGGGGCGGGCGACCTGAGCGCGCTGCGCTGCGGCTGGCAGAAGTTCGTCGGCCATGCCCTGCGCTGCGAAGCGCCCCACGGCATCGACCGCCCCGTCATCATGGATGCGACCGTGGAGCAGATCGACGGATACCGCTTCGTCTACCTCCTCCCATGGGACGAGCGGACCCTGTTCGTCGAGGATACCTATTATAGCGACACGCCCGATCTCGACGTCGCGGCCATCGACGCACGTATCGCCGCCTACGCCGCCGGTCAGGGCTGGCGGCATGAGGTGGTGCATCGCGAGGAAGGGGTTTTGCCGGTCGTTCATGGCGGCGATTTCGACCGCTACTGGCCAAAGGACGACCCCGTGGCCCGGGCGGGCGTGCGCGCCGGGCTGTTCCAGCCGATGACCGGCTATTCCCTGCCCGACGCCGTCCGCTTCGCCATGTGGGTCGTCGATCAGCCGCTCAATGACCTGCCCCGCGCGACGCGCGCCTATGCGAAAGCGCACTGGCGGCGGGGCGGCTATTACCGGATGCTGGGCAGGATGCTGTTCGGCGCAGCGCTCCCCGACCGGCGCTGGCGCATCTTCGAGCGCTTCTACCGACTCGACCCGGCGCTGATCCAGCGTTTCTATGCCGGGCGTTCGACCCTGACTGACCGTTTGCGCATCTTGTGCGGCAAGCCCCCGGTCCCCATAAGGAGCGCCATGCGCACATTGTTGAACCCGCCCGCCTGATGTCCAGAACCGCCATCGTCATCGGCGCGGGCTTCGGCGGGCTGGCGCTGGCCATCCGCCTCCAGTCCGCAGGCGTCCAGACCACGCTGGTCGAGGCGCGCGACCGGCCCGGCGGGCGCGCCTATGTGTGGGAGAAGGACGGTTTCACCTTCGACGCCGGTCCCACGGTCGTCACCGATCCCGACTGCCTGTCGGAGCTGTGGCGGCTGTCGGGGCACGACATGGCGCAGGACGTGACGCTGATGCCGGTCATGCCCTTTTATCGCCTCAA is part of the Sphingobium amiense genome and encodes:
- a CDS encoding DUF962 domain-containing protein — translated: MTPLRRFRDFWPYYLQEHAHSGTRVLHYAGTSIVVALLAGAAVSQRRWLLAALPVAGYGFAWAGHWLVERNQPATFRYPLWSLRADFVMWQRFMTGHIARDLAKAGVRPDGSIDPARRITA
- a CDS encoding GNAT family N-acetyltransferase: MGFSAGFSRPDRATLAQRWQALEARSDASFFLRWTWVSAWLDSYAVKSELLAVTDEAGRDVALALVGHAMQRRLLGRVATISLNQTGEAAADRPYVEYNGLLVERRQEAGAYAVAIDALARRRDWRALRLSGIAPGSPLLDLPARRKTRVDASPVYQIDLDAVRGAGGDYLSLVSANTRSQIRRAMKDRGGSGPQAERASLDMIEPWLAEMAALNAGRHADNAWEDAAFRAFVATLVARGHADGSVELLRFTDSHGVVGLLVNFVQAGAAMNYQSAFAESVTAKDKPGLLCHAAAVAHYAERGLARYSLLAGRDRYKQSLSTCEDGLEWWVLERFSPRLEAEALLRRLLRRPASA
- a CDS encoding cupin-like domain-containing protein, yielding MTAHRPISPPSGAVFPAAARALFAQAYPDQPAKLTHGMAGHPLLSLDALATLAERMPSGSVEYNLGKLPLGVRPEETPSNGLTLGETIRTIESNGSWAVLKNVERDPAYASLLDGALAELEPIVGEKTGPMLHREAFIFLSSPDSVTPFHMDPEHNILLQIMGTKTMTVFPARDEELVPAQKSEEFHGGGHRNLVWQDGFKARGTAVTLLPGDAIHVPVKAPHFVENGPTVSVSLSVTWRSDRSVAEGELHSFNALLRRRGLPVGAVSAAPERQGLRRLAYRVMRKLGA
- a CDS encoding GNAT family N-acetyltransferase, with protein sequence MDMASPPTLPRRGVPAPVRWQQLASAAAEANAFYAPDMLAPALAHLAREGEVHMIEAWSGEQLIGLLPLVLRSRHGRLPLRCVGNWMHPHCFFGAPLLLAGREQEAWALFLDQLDAAPWARGFLHLEGIDAAGPNAAAIEATCVTQRRGWREIHRYERAMLRSDLDAEDYWTAQVRPKKRKELRRLQKRLADMGEVETRLLDDPAALPDWCEAFLALEAAGWKGANGTAMANRPDHANFFRDACAAALDGGRLHMLRMDLDGRAIAMLVNFRHLDGAFSFKIAIDETLGRFSPGVLIEIANLHAVQGNPAIAWMDSCAAPDHPMIDSLWAERRTIVQYRIALRGRGFAGLQRRIAFAIANQAETLARLLKGLR
- a CDS encoding KpsF/GutQ family sugar-phosphate isomerase; this encodes MQSACRSLSLAAAGLAALEARFEDRDFASTFLRVIGVIMQVRGRVIVTGIGKSGIVARKMTATLTSTGTPAIFLHPADAGHGDLGMITPDDVVLMLSHSGESTELGPIIQYCKRFGIPLAAMTAQPQSTVAQAADYGLLMPEIEEACPNALAPTTSTTVQMAFGDALAIALMEMRGFSADDFHKFHPNGRLGAQLVKVAELMATGDEMPMVREDASLLDATIEMTRARLGGTAVVDRNGRLIGAFTDGDLRRTVTGKQNLTEAVGRFMTKMPLAVAPDELASEALRLMHERNIMLLFVCEQGALVGALHMHDLLHAGVA
- a CDS encoding 3-deoxy-manno-octulosonate cytidylyltransferase, which produces MVVIPARAGSSRLPRKPLRPIAGRTLLHRTIAMARAAIGQQADVALIVATDDDEIADHARAAGCDAAMTDSAIATGSGRALAAALAQPVLPEFVVNLQGDSPFQPQGALAAVIAALRAGAQVATPVINLDWDALDALRDHKTRSPFSGTTCARATDGRAYWFSKTIIPAIRDEDGLRATGRLSPVWRHIGLYGYGLDALRRFEACPPTALEQWEGLEQLRLLELGIPVMTVAVDPPAFDSSGIDTEADIARVEALIARHGDPTPPL
- a CDS encoding histidine phosphatase family protein, giving the protein MRRIFVIRHGNTFASGTEARRIGCRTDIPLVESGHAQARQLAAWFAAQPFAVERLLSSPLLRARQTAQAIADATGHGPDGTKDWLSEIDHGPDEGRPENEVVARIGAQAIADWDEYGVAPPGWIVDTDARIVGWRAFFAEGGGGVDLLVTSNGAARFALIAAGIPAATLKLRTGAFGELEVTDGAVRLVRWDVRP
- the dmeF gene encoding CDF family Co(II)/Ni(II) efflux transporter DmeF yields the protein MHDHHHDGHDHHDHDHDHAAKSGAPVYIAASDEGEQAHYFDHIYLTAGHDRNARRTLWVLWLTAATMVVEIAFGWLSGSMALLADGFHMATHAGAMAVAAAAYHYARKHARNARFTFGTGKVGDLAGFASALVLAITAILIAVESGVRLFQPVEVAFGEAALVAVIGLLVNIASAFMLGHDHSHDHGDGHGHSHTDNNLRAAYVHVLTDALTSVLAIAALVAGYYLNWWWMDPAVGLLGSVVIGKWAWDLMKDTAAILLDTAEPVLMARIKDEVETLGGTIRDLHVWRIGPHAHAAIVSLAAGADAPAIRQRIGALPRMAHVTVECH
- a CDS encoding metal/formaldehyde-sensitive transcriptional repressor produces the protein MHIVADRDKLLARVRRIAGQVAAVERQLAGDAGCSETLQLVASVRGAVGSLMEELIDQHMREHVARPGLSDEARAAASEEMLALIRRYGK
- the crtY gene encoding lycopene beta-cyclase CrtY; its protein translation is MDMEHDLVIVGGGLAGGLIALAFAALRPEVRLLLVEAGERPGGNHIWSFFDGDVAREHRWLVDPLVAHRWPQGHEVRFPGHGRRLDTPYNSVTSVHFAVALERALGDRLLTQAPVSGVTSRAVTLADGRAIGAKAVIDARGAGDLSALRCGWQKFVGHALRCEAPHGIDRPVIMDATVEQIDGYRFVYLLPWDERTLFVEDTYYSDTPDLDVAAIDARIAAYAAGQGWRHEVVHREEGVLPVVHGGDFDRYWPKDDPVARAGVRAGLFQPMTGYSLPDAVRFAMWVVDQPLNDLPRATRAYAKAHWRRGGYYRMLGRMLFGAALPDRRWRIFERFYRLDPALIQRFYAGRSTLTDRLRILCGKPPVPIRSAMRTLLNPPA